The region AAGGCTGAAAAAAAATATCAAGCGGATATCTCAGAACCAGAACCAGGCGAAAGAAAGCTTCGAGATTGAAACGGTTTTAATCTTCATGTGAGGTTCACGGCCGGGACCAACGTCTTTCCGTGGCGGTCGCTCTACCGTCTGCGCTAACCAGGGGGCTATAGCAGATCACAGAGAGAGGGCGAGCTAATTGATTACTCCAACCACTGGCACGACTAATGTCCTCCTGAAACCCGAACACAAGTATGCGATATAATCGTTCTTCAAGGTCGttttatatgcgaagcatttctcggcgaacatttgctacttgtACAGTATCTATCACTCCATCTATCTaactagccgcctacgtcttcatgctctcgtggtcgtttcgttaacttggtatgtatcaaaattggcatactatgacaagagtatatgacgaacataaataatatgtcatcacatgaatctcatgacatgcgttttatgtaggtcatgagacagccgcctacatcttggtgctctcatggtcgtttcgttaacttgataggctccccgcacactgcttcgcataacatcgattcccacagggcaggGGATCTGCCGGCTCTTTATTGTGCACTGTTATGTTATAAACTTGAAAAACAGTGTTTATTAACACGTTTAGATTccaaaaactgcgtctccatgtacgtgaaataAATATCTCCATCATCTCCGCACGTTTTCTATGGTAAAAGCttcatttcattgcttaaacgcaatGATGAAGATGCAACTACGtctagtacattgccatgttgctgcaaCGTCCGGTATTGTCACGCAATCTCGGTGATCCCGTAATACACCTCAAGGTTTCATTCGGCCGTCTGGTACAACAGAGAGGTCTAGGTAAATTGAGTGACAAATTTCTCGAAAGcccatgacaagaatatgagtaaactacTACTTCTTTATAGTTACACATACACTATCTGTACTTCATACCAAGAATGAATATCTTGCGTAATCaattccgagtgaatttcgaaagaATAAAAccttgaaggcaatgtgcaatgcattgtacaaagggtcttaggaggatatggcgatgagttctgcggaatcccgcagaTACTTTTCTTCACCTTGAgagcttccgcagaactgatttgccgaACGTTACAAGGAACTCGGGCGCTCATGTCTACAAAATGTGCGAGTTCCCATGTTCCCATCGTTCAAGTTCATCATTACCATGTTCAGTGAACATGGGAATGATGAGCACACATGTGCCTTTGCTCAACCATCGTCCTTTTTGGCTCCAAGCGGCTTTGCAAATTTGCAAATTGTCATAATTCAGCAAGATATTGTACTATAAGTGCTATACGTTGCAGTGGTTAGTCACGTGGGCGCTGGGCAGATACTAAATTCTATCTTGTGCTTAACTCTGAGTGCTTGGAAATTCATAAAGATAGCGCGTAATAAAGAGTGTAATAAGACTGTTTGAAGGCGCAAGCACCAATAATAGACAAAGTCGTGTAATATTCAATATTCCTATGGTGCAGTGGAACGGTTGCAATGCCGGCGTTAGCTCTGGCAACATTTTTAGGAGGCTATATGGCACAGAGGTGATATATACCAAAGAGCACGGAATCAGGTCATCGTCTCGAATTTCTCGGCAGCTTCCGCGTAAAATCTCCCATGCATTTTCATAGTGCCATTTAGTATGAGCGGATACGAGCACCATTATTGCTGTTCAAACTGCCCTTTGGATCACGCCCTTGGGTTCGCTCAAACACCCTTCGGTTTACAGTGGGCAACACCCCAAGCTTGATAACACGAGCCCGTTACCTAGGTCACAGTAAGATTGACGACGCGGGCTAGCTTTTCGAGGCTCATCGTGCGGGGCTTCTTGAAGCGCAACCCCAGACACTCAGAAACAGAGATATGAAACgaaaaatgacagaaaaagaaagcgagatgTAGTTTGCAcccgtcgtatttttttttcttacttttctttGGGTGCGTCAACTGTTGCACTTCAATAGAAGTCTAGATCACAATTTCTGCCATACTAAACACACCAGCCTGATTTCTTAGGTCATTTGCATAATCGTGCTCCAGCGCACAAACTTAAAACACTAATTGCGCTGCTTCTTTGGCGTGCACAACTCGAAGCTCAGTATCACTACAAGCTGCTGAATTATAGTTACGCCATAAAGACAGAAATTTTTAAAAAACTTAAAGAGAGCACACTCCCGCAGAACCCCCGGCCGAATTGGCTATATCACAGCAAGCGGTTCCTATGAGAAACTGAAGCCAACTTCCGGTTTCGGCTTACCCGCGCGTAATTTCAACGCCGTAGCTCATGCGTGTTACGCCCGCCTGCGTTGCTTGGCGCTTTTTTGGTGCGGTCATGAGGCTCAAACGTGCAATTTCAATATACAGACGCGAAATACTTTGTAAAATGAAGAAATAATGATTTTGCTgtaaaagaagtcgcagtttcgcccgaaaggcgaagcaccgatagCGATaggaaattattagacagctaataggaatagcagttttatcggccgtatagacttgtgaacattcgcttacaagCTCAATTAACAAGCGTCgtctcacgcgcgcacaagcaaacataaacacatctcactcgatgacgcCTACACTCGTTTTCAAAGCGCTAGAGGGAGaatgcgcggcagcagcagtgagaaAATGGACCTTCGGCCTGCCTCTCGCTCCAACGGGAACTAAGCGGCGAGATAACAGTTCCATCTTCCATCTTCGAACTAAACGGCATACAAAGTCATGTCGGAAGCGGATAAATTCGGCCATGTACTAAATGGATTTACCAACGACGCACTTAATTTGCTTTTACGCAAGAATTGCACAGCAATTGAGTCCATCCTTTCGGAGTGCCGGCGCTTTATAGAAGCTAAAAACCGACGCATTGCTCATCGCTTCGATCGTCGGCCAAACACCAAGGCTACTTGATCCTGCGACAATGTCCCGACGTTCCGTCAGCCGTAAAATGCACAATACGTAACGCAGATTGTCCTCCGTGAATTAGAGGCCACGGGTTCACCCATCCGTTATTCTCGGCCACTCGACTACGACCTGGCTACAGTATCGCTCATTCACTCCGGCGTCTTGCAACAGATAGGGAATGTGGGTATTCTCACCTCTTGATGCAATAGTCCTTTCTGTAATGCTCCGGTCATCGCTTTTATGACACCAGGTCTGCACACACAACCCTGCTACCGGAATTCGGCTCAATGGCGAACGGCGGATGATCAACCCATGTGCTTCACGTGCTGTCGCCTCGGCCAGGAATCTCTATAATGCCACAGCGGCTTGTACTAGTCTCTTCAACAAAATGTTTCTGCAGATCACAGAGTGGAGTATCAGCACCGACGGTTTTACACTCGCCCCAGTCCACCCAGTGCTCACCTTGCTACTCGCGCGTAACATTCCAGTCGTTCACCGTCGCTTCAAGGTCAACAATCCCGCTCACCGCGGCCTCGACGGTGGCCATCTCCATGGTTaatgctgctgctcctgctgccgctactgatgatgatgatgatgacgctgaTCATGAtaacggtgatgatgatgacgatgataatgatgacgacgACTTAAAACGAGCGTGCTCTCCGTTTGTGTCACTACGGTAACGAGAATTTTGCACGCACCACCTACATCATCAATGGTAACTCTCCGGTGGAGGCGTCTTCCACACTCCGAGATGTGCCACAGACACGCTATTCGCTTGCGTTCTATATGACGTCGTACTTTCAGCGATTGTGGTCATACCAAAGGAGATAAAGGTGCAGCTAATAGCCAAATTACTCTCAGTTAAAAAAGGATAGAGTCGTTAGAAGGGCGCGTCAGCGGCCTATCTAATAAATTTTCTGCCATCAGAGCTGGTGAAAGCACGTAACAATCTCGTACTATGGCGACGGTGAGAACAAGCTTAAGATTGGGACTGATAATGCTAGTCAAAGCCACACCACATTTTGCGTTGTGGCTGACTTCGCTCTCCAAGTGGGCTGCCGCAGCGCTGAGTCTCGTGTCTTCGTACACTTGCAAAAGGACTGCTCAAGTTTTTCTTCAGCACGCTGGTTGCAGACATTCttaaaagtgagagaaacagcTGCCGTGAGCTCAACAATCGCTTCTTAGATGACAGCACACCGCTATCCCAGGCGCCATTGCTAAGCATCTTACCAGCACAAAAGTTACCAAAGGTGACGGCACATTGCCAGTGATTTGCAGTTTCGTGTCAAACACGACGGGAAGTAGAACTCGGCTGCTGTTCGCCGCCAGTTCCAGGCCTCAATCACGGTGCGAATATGTCCAAGCCGAAGGTGTCATTCGCTCCTTGGGAAGCACGAATCTATTCGTATTTctcacgagtttttttttttttgtcaggctGCAATCATCGCCAAAAACCAGTGCCAACTCACCCGCATACCAGCGTTCTCTTTCGCGTCATTTTCAGGCTCCCTGAATCACCGTTTGTGCAAACAAGCAAAACGCTGGCACAGCGTAACTCTGCCGACCGCCGCTCAGCTTCCTTATGTCTCTGCACTCTGTCTATCCGCAAAAGGAAGTGGTTCTACAAAAAATCCGGGGACACCTAAGAACTTGAGTTCTGATTGCGCAAGCATTTATGTCCAATTGATCGCCACttagcggtccttcgagttatgaactcctcactAGCAAGCGAGCGCGTTGCGACGCTTGGCCAGCTTAGCCAAGtcggtaagacactcggcttctgagcgtgggtcGTCGGTTCATAACTCACTACCGCCTACTTTTTAGAGCGCCCGTTCGTGCGGCGAGCTTCGGCGTTCCcgacgtaaccgagcgaacgagcaaaacgcggcgcgcagcggcagatgaaataaaattgctggctctcccgtaatcgtgagtagatgtaagcatgaattggctaccatatggcgcctttgcagcctgtggtgccacggccttcaaccgcttttcttcttacaaaagtgcagcgcgctcagcgtgtgtcgctgctttttcttcttgtcgcgtcgaaatgtcggctgcaaatgtgcggccaactcacggaccgctggcgttgaagaGAGTACAGGTAACCCTGTCTCGGCggcaaaagatgacaatcaaatGTATGGTGCCCTGAGTCTGCCTTTtgacgtcgctattggaaattacaaataaaacttcagcgtactggaagttacagcttgagtgatattgtgaacaacattaggaagaactcggaagcaatatcttttgtaacttgtttgggcagtaactagcgtatgtaatgcggtccctGTACAAAgagttgggggccagagaccacattttcttaacttCTGACTGGTatcccggatgttctcgtttgagtgcccgaataacggctctggcttttggctccaggtcacttgaaggtcacagacaacgggagctaaaagcatttcatgtttaaaagcggcgagagcgaagaggtgcgaagaaagcggagaggagggtgcagcgcaaccatgaggcggaaagtggaggagggtatgggGAACGCGTCAGAAGAAAAGCCTAGTGCGGCAacgatggcgccagagcagcgcgcgtcgtctgtggCGTGGTCGGGGAGGTCTGTCGACGGTGGCTTCTatgaatcgcgcccgcgcgtcacccacgtgctcactatctccagattagcgaggcagtggcgccacacttcgctctgtttgcaacgtgccgcacgacaccgattgtccacgccatcctatatatcgcgaagtgaaagcacctatagagctgcactcaaatttcacattagggagtaccgtaattatcggtgatttttttttcctttcaaaatGATTGGGTTTTGTATACAATAATGTCTTTATAGCGATTGCTGAGGCTAAGTGACAACGCAGGCAAGAGCTTGCGCGGACGAGGCACGCGCGGATAGCCCAGGCTTCCGAGAGGGAGGGTGATGTGGCGACGCGGCGAAGCCCTCTCACCTCGCTCAACACCTGGCCCAACCAGGAGGCGTTGATCTggcgcggcagcaggtgttcccatTGGCTCGCTCTGCTTTGTTGAGGAGCgttggtgacgtggcgtcgcagccagtgaggagaattttggtgccattgcgCTGCTCCAGACGAGAGACGCCGCATTTTCCGCTCAATCAACCTTTCGTGCTTTCGTTTCAAAATCGCAACCTAAACTCGACTTCCTACTTTTCGGATGTGGCTGCTTACTGGAACACTTCGACGTCGACCGTGACGGCAACGCCGCGAATTCTTGCAGTGCATTTATTGCTGTCGTGCATGTCATAAAAACAAAATGGAAACGTAAACAATTTATGCAGCTATCTCTGTAAAAAGCCCTGGCCTCTTACTTGAAGAATAGCGCTGCTTGATTAACAAGCACTGCATCTCCCATTGCATTTCATTCGCAGGCGGGCGCCGCCAGCGGACCCAGCGCGCTCTGCATCTTATGCACGGCGATGGTGCTCCTCACGGTGGCCGCGGCGGGGACCTTCTACGCTCTCAACATGGCCAAAACGTTCACGGAGGGGACCACTGCCTCCACCACCACGAAGGCACCGACGCCGCACCTGGTGTTCAACCAGAACGTGACGGTGGAGCAGAGAGCTGGCCCGGACGTCACCGAAGAAGGCCACGATGCAGCCACAGACGCCGAAGTGGAGGCTTCGTACACGCACAGCGCATGACTGCCAGTCGTCTTGAACGCAGCAGTTGCGATTAGCGTTGTGTCGGCTTTTCTTTCGGTATTGCCCAACGAGCTGAAGAACTTTTAACGCAAATTTTCTCTGTATTCAAATATATTTTACGCGCTTATCTTCTTTCTATGGTCGTTCCCAAATGTTTTAATTCAATGCTTGCAGTGCAGTGTGCTGGCAGAGCGACAGCGCTTCAATGGAATCTTACGATCGCTCAGTaaatgttttcatcatcatcatcatcatcatcatcaatgaatTAGAGTATTATGTTGAGCTCTGTACAACAACTTGATAAAGTAGCATAGAGGAGCGCCAATTTAGGAATCaggccccgtattcacaaagaggATTACGCTAGAATATTCCCGTAGCATAGCATTTCGCTCAATCATGATGTTGGACATATCAATAATGTGGACGGCTCGCCAACGGTGAAGTATACTTACGTACGAAAAGCTGAATGAATTCGGTATCAGAGCTCCAAATAGTCGAAAAATCAGTTGAGAAGGAAATACAACAGAGCATGAAACCGAATAAGTGGAAGCAGCAGGAAGAAATTCTCGCATACTGAACCCGTACCAGGATTACACGGggcggctttctttctttctttctcttttttttttttgtaccacgCAGAATCTTTGGCAGCTACCGTAATTGTAGTCCTTCAGCTCGATTACTCAAAGCGGCGGACATTAATAGCGCGTGAAAGCGAAATGCATGATCAACTAATGAACAATATTCACTAACTTTTTTCGAATTACATTACggcacttattgcaatttacaaattgcagccggttattttgcaaggcatatccagtTCAAACGATTTCTAATGATGGCACAGGTTTCGAGGTAATAAAATTGCGGTGAAAGTGCACTATTCTCCcgcttacttttctttttttcgaaccGCCGTATTATGCaatgaagcgcaaaagtaactggaacgcccatttaTTTCGTCGCACGcattgggaatgaatatctcgaaactgatgtcttGCTGAAAATTCTTtcgaactcgccggctacaattcgcaaattgcagtatgtgccgtaaataatttAAGCAGGAGGCTAATTAGTTAAGTTTGatcaattagtcgattatgcatttcaatttctcgtgcatgtaatgtccgcatGTTTGAGTAATACAgctagaattttgctatctgcctcTGGCGACATATCAAAATTCTCTATGATCTAAAAAAAGTCAcacgcctgcgcggcacacgcagcacagtcacagcgtaagctggtttaGCGGCgctagagtagctccaatttcgccaccacgcacaacatggtcttcgcggcagtctcttcgcctcgattttgacgagaacgatctgaaagGGCAAGATAGTCCGGTGTAacgggcgcgcgcggccacgcgcggcgcGTTTAAGCAACGCTGGTGAAAAGTGCGTAATCTACTGCCTAGCGTCACGAATTTGTCTCTATGAcgtagccggcgtgcccagctgcgtcgggcgcgcttgttctatttcacgcggctacggtggctaggggcgcgatcttgtacgcgttccaaaatggaacggaggcgttccgttccatcgagccgcacacgattggtcaatttcaaccgcgacgttcaaattgaccaatcgtgtgcggctcgatggaacggaacgcctccgttccattttggaacgcgtacaagatcgcgccctagatgtgtaggtgtgccgaccgagcgtagttcaccacttctccgcatcatgacgcaaaattggcgctgcggacagtacaacggttcagcggcgcgcaacgacggctgcgctgtgtagacgagctgcgtgtctgatagtatcgcttgcctctgattgtatctttgaagtgcgcgttataatactgttctgagcagtgtaggccaagccagaatgaggaacttgttgtcgtctagtcagaaaaaacgaaatgctgaagtaaattttctagcttggcagtcggtcacatttattgatataaacgcggcgctccagcccattgcattaaagacgtaaatgcatttttttcatgcataaaacaatactgcaatggttttatacggtatgtggaaccgtgtttacatgatatttagcgagttctaatgtttcaatttcgagaaatccagctattgttttattgctgcgtcagttacggtatctaaattggtgcgagaagaattgtgttggtaagtgcatatggttcactgtttcattgtaataaaataaagcaatatgtcttgaactagattcgtgaatatatttaaaatacaagaaaagctctcgtaacttgagtcagcagacgcaccaacataaattagctagcgccagcagggccgcaacgttggtccaccacatcataacattattcacagcacacgcctcatcttcaggtgcttcctcttctccctgttgctttcgcgcgccatgttattgcccttgacaagaaagtaaaggcgtgtaatttaatagaacttcacaacatcgtttgtgagctctttcttgtgccgcttacagccgatcaaattcgggggattcagctgcagaaaggatgcaaagtcggcgatacactgttccatcgtaactcatttaaactgaagcacagcttgaaggcgtcttcgagcgatgctaccagtttttttagtgcttcagaagggagtaacagccctgacctactcattctgttgaattcagtaatgtccctgagcaatcggagcacttgactctttgcaggaacttcctttctacatagcctgctatatagaatcacttttcttttccctgtagcagcgcagcggtgctcgatgtcgcaggcgctgagcacctcatgtgctgcttgcaaatttccaatgtcgaggagctcatggacgtacgcttttcggtgtaccgcttgctcattaacgtcgccgatacaatctagccaccgtaccgatactgagcaagctactgagcagctcggggcgaacatttccgctgtcagacagcggaacaattccgctgtctttctcacaaatttagagcccgacttgcagtttggagcgaagctggaggtctccttggtggtcttctttggtggagcaacgccgctgctaatctcgccggtcatcttTCCTACCTGGTCACCTTTCCTaccatcgcttaggaacttacaaacagtaggagagatgcggagctcttcacctttgaaactgacacgaacagacgacatacaactattccaatacgggctttattttttttgctcgccgccagtccgccagccccctgtatcagacgacgtgcgctgcggaaccgttctactgacggCAGCGCCNNNNNNNNNNNNNNNNNNNNNNNNNNNNNNNNNNNNNNNNNNNNNNNNNNNNNNNNNNNNNNNNNNNNNNNNNNNNNNNNNNNNNNNNNNNNNNNNNNNNattgcataatttctcaatacatttgcacagcttccttcacctttagttttgaattaaagccagcatttctctgtgaccatctttaaagagcttgcagtaatttatacctaacataaaagatgggtgctttgtagtgctagcatgctgtcctagagtatattgttgtatggaaaatgtgccgacacacaagcccgacaaatgccacatcaagcattggtgtttgctactccacctggtgtttcaattttacagcatgtgcacattttacctgtgcaccagtaaaaagggtccaaagctcttcctgaaaactctcacaagcacttatcacaatcaattccccacataagtggttttgctgaagagaacacagggatacaagcataattagacactgaggaatgtgggtaggaacactttatttttcagcacacatgttttttttgatgaactgcttctatactggtgaaatctgtgcttttaataaaagtacaccatgc is a window of Dermacentor silvarum isolate Dsil-2018 chromosome 4, BIME_Dsil_1.4, whole genome shotgun sequence DNA encoding:
- the LOC125945046 gene encoding uncharacterized protein LOC125945046, with the translated sequence MAAADTGAQSRRMSMVPTGGAEQRPMAAVPVGSAPVIPAYVPPAQVYEDDEDEVEEVMKPQRQIVQAGAASGPSALCILCTAMVLLTVAAAGTFYALNMAKTFTEGTTASTTTKAPTPHLVFNQNVTVEQRAGPDVTEEGHDAATDAEVEASYTHSA